One Bacillus sp. 1780r2a1 DNA segment encodes these proteins:
- a CDS encoding YwnF family protein, whose protein sequence is MKLLSLQMSAYIQKEVEQLQEKLSPFTKKVSRYMFWSLPLIAVSVFNLGFMLFTEPVTREALPMLGIYALIGAIGMALSRETKLKRKEMQKVGAEYAIERIQKSEVVSSYRKEEYIERIKAQPLAMMAHFIQFLSEEENRMKRADM, encoded by the coding sequence GTGAAATTATTATCATTACAAATGTCAGCGTATATTCAAAAAGAGGTGGAACAGCTTCAAGAAAAACTGTCACCTTTTACAAAGAAAGTATCACGCTATATGTTTTGGTCACTGCCGCTTATTGCGGTTTCAGTCTTCAATTTAGGGTTCATGCTCTTTACTGAGCCCGTTACTCGTGAAGCACTACCGATGTTAGGTATCTATGCTTTGATTGGAGCAATCGGTATGGCTTTATCGAGAGAGACCAAATTAAAGCGTAAAGAAATGCAGAAGGTAGGGGCAGAATACGCCATTGAGCGCATTCAAAAAAGTGAAGTCGTCTCTTCCTATCGTAAAGAAGAATATATTGAGCGAATTAAAGCACAGCCGCTTGCAATGATGGCTCACTTTATACAATTTTTAAGCGAAGAAGAAAATAGAATGAAACGTGCAGATATGTAA
- a CDS encoding 3-isopropylmalate dehydratase, whose protein sequence is MPISSIMYSYVVRKVDRFQQHYIKKEYELQLFTNQVKCNARSFTLEQVLDISYKPFSSEKGLLYLHTHQGVFKYEIQADPSAFINEYKRLKTT, encoded by the coding sequence ATGCCAATTTCAAGTATTATGTATTCATATGTTGTCAGAAAAGTCGATCGTTTTCAGCAACATTATATAAAAAAGGAATACGAACTCCAGCTTTTCACTAATCAAGTAAAGTGTAATGCGCGGTCGTTCACACTTGAACAGGTTTTAGACATTTCATATAAACCTTTCTCTTCAGAAAAAGGTTTATTGTATTTACATACCCACCAAGGTGTTTTTAAATATGAAATTCAAGCAGACCCTTCAGCTTTTATTAATGAATATAAGCGCTTAAAGACAACATAA
- a CDS encoding iron-containing alcohol dehydrogenase family protein, producing MSEPNIVRSGPNHYICEIGAAKKMDQYIASFSKPVVFTGFKSFDAFNQYSALPEHIPVIQHKGYCYDEDIHIYAKELYNVDLVIGIGGGIVLDSAKSLADYLDVEVILVPTVPGTCAATTPLSVMYDENGQYVRVDYHKRASFLTVVDPKLLLSSPVNYVKSGIGDTLAKWYEADAIIRNTKNAHELSAMVYSGLNQAQYIRDILMADSEAAIKSLQEQKVTPAFTRVVESIIMIAGTVGGFAVQYGRVSGAHAVHNGLSFVKEAHHVLHGQKVTYGILVQLMLENQREVVKKLMPFYEALEFPRTLSDLGVTEKEEAKQLVAAHAIKEEEALRFIGKFTKEEVMDAMDRVEIFTSTANL from the coding sequence ATGAGTGAACCCAATATTGTAAGAAGTGGTCCTAATCACTATATTTGTGAAATAGGTGCTGCGAAGAAAATGGACCAATACATAGCCAGCTTTTCTAAGCCAGTAGTTTTTACAGGATTCAAATCATTTGATGCTTTTAATCAATACAGCGCGTTGCCTGAACACATCCCGGTTATTCAGCATAAAGGATATTGTTATGATGAAGATATTCATATCTATGCAAAAGAACTTTATAACGTTGATTTAGTAATTGGTATTGGTGGAGGTATTGTATTAGATAGTGCAAAATCGTTAGCGGATTATTTAGACGTTGAAGTTATTCTTGTGCCAACGGTTCCTGGAACATGTGCAGCAACAACGCCTCTTAGCGTGATGTATGATGAAAACGGGCAGTATGTTCGGGTTGATTACCATAAGAGAGCGAGCTTTTTAACAGTTGTAGACCCGAAGCTTCTTCTTTCATCTCCTGTTAACTATGTTAAAAGCGGCATTGGAGATACTCTAGCAAAATGGTACGAAGCAGATGCGATTATTCGAAATACAAAAAACGCCCACGAGCTTTCAGCAATGGTATACTCCGGGCTTAATCAAGCGCAATACATCAGAGATATATTGATGGCAGATAGCGAAGCTGCTATTAAAAGTTTACAAGAACAGAAGGTTACTCCAGCATTTACACGAGTAGTAGAATCTATTATTATGATTGCTGGAACCGTTGGAGGATTCGCGGTTCAGTATGGTCGGGTATCAGGTGCACACGCAGTTCATAACGGACTTAGCTTTGTTAAAGAAGCTCATCATGTTCTTCATGGTCAAAAAGTAACGTATGGTATTTTGGTTCAGCTCATGTTAGAAAATCAACGAGAAGTAGTTAAGAAACTTATGCCATTTTACGAAGCGTTAGAATTTCCGCGGACTCTCTCAGATTTAGGGGTTACAGAAAAAGAAGAAGCAAAACAGCTAGTAGCAGCTCATGCAATCAAGGAAGAAGAGGCTCTTCGTTTTATTGGGAAGTTTACAAAAGAAGAGGTAATGGATGCTATGGATCGTGTAGAAATATTTACATCAACCGCTAATCTATAG